The following nucleotide sequence is from Deltaproteobacteria bacterium.
CGGCGCTTTATGGTTTCGGGAGCCCCCTTCTCTCTTACGTATCCCTTAAGATCCTTATTCCCCCGGAAAACGGGCCGGTAAAGGCCGGGGACGTAAACTCCCTCAATACGTGCCAGGGACCCGAGGATCTGGCTCCGGGTGCTGCCGCTCCTTTTCCCCTCCTTGACTGTCTCCAGCATTTCGGTTATCCCCTCCTCACCTTCACCGATAAAGAGCGCATCGAAAAAAGCAGCAAAGGGCTCGGGATTGGCCACGAGAGCCCCGCCCCCGATTATGATGGGGGCTTTTCCCCTTCTCTCCCGGCTCGAAAGCGGTATGCCTCCCAGGTCGAGAATTGCCAGGACATTGGTGAGGGAGAGCTCGTAGGCCAGGGAAAAGCCTATCACGTCGAACCGGGACAGAGGCATGTCGAATTCGTAGCTTGCGATCTCCTCTTTTCTTTCGCGGAGCGAACTTTCCCTGTCGGGCCAGGGAGAAAATACTCTGTCTACGAGGAGGGATTTATCTTCTTTGAGCAGCTGGTAAAGGAGCAGAAACCCGTAGTGTGACATCCCCAGTTCGTACGTTTCCGGAAAGGCAAGGCAGATCTTCAGCGAAGGGTTTTTCGGTTTTTTCTTCAAAGGGTTGATTTCGACCCCGAAATATCGCGAGGGCTTGGAAATGCTCGACATGTGACCTTCCTCTAACTATTAAATTTAACATAACTTTTTACCCCTTAAACGTTTTTTTGAAAAAAAGGGACTTATATGGTAAAACCGAAAATAAAATCGATATCGGTGATACCGAATGAGGCTGGTCTGGAACCGGGGGGTTGAGCATTCCTTCAGAACCGAGGGGTTTTTCGGAAGGGAGAAGGAAATCTCCGCTTTGAAGAGACTTGCCGATGTGGGGAGGTTGGGAGAGGGTGGGTGCATTCTTCTGTTCGGCCCACCCAATATCGGCAAGTCGAGCCTCCTTTTGAAATTCAAGGAAACGCTCATCGACCAGAACAGGGAGGTATCATCGGGAAGGCGGCTTTTTCCCTTCTATTTTTCCTTCAGCAAGGCCCTCGCAAATCCCTACCGGCTTGCTCACTTTTTCATCCTCGAATATATGTGGCAGCTCGCCGCATTCCTCGGCGACCCCATCGAGGGGGGTTTCGATAGCGATGAGCTCGGTGAGCGCCTCTTTTCTCTCGGCATCAACGTCCCTTTCGAGCACATCAAGGGGATCGAAAAACAATCCGAGGCAAACGACCCTGTCTCTGCTGTCGCGACGGCACTTGCCTTTCCCTTTGCGATAGAAAAAGGGGACATATCGGACATCTTTCTTTTCGACGATTTCCAGTATTCCATGAAAATAGGCGAAATACCCGAGTGGGCCGTACTTTCCGTGTTGAGGCCTTACATCAAGAGCGGTAATTTTCCCTTTATCATCTCCGGCTCCAGCCCGGGAGTAGTTATGGCAAACCTCAAAAAAGAGGGGCTATTCGGTTCCTTCACGCTCATGGAGGTAGGGAGCCTAGATAACGACGTTGCAA
It contains:
- a CDS encoding AAA family ATPase: MRLVWNRGVEHSFRTEGFFGREKEISALKRLADVGRLGEGGCILLFGPPNIGKSSLLLKFKETLIDQNREVSSGRRLFPFYFSFSKALANPYRLAHFFILEYMWQLAAFLGDPIEGGFDSDELGERLFSLGINVPFEHIKGIEKQSEANDPVSAVATALAFPFAIEKGDISDIFLFDDFQYSMKIGEIPEWAVLSVLRPYIKSGNFPFIISGSSPGVVMANLKKEGLFGSFTLMEVGSLDNDVAKDHLRYLLDRRKIALEEGVIGRTSRRLGGVPIYQRLFVDELTFEGKPVKDESDVENLYAKSVVEGKLNSYWREFFESCIPDRKMLAKAVKFLKRVLVDDFPIHTYEGTFGLVGGDPDKAEEIISALEFKGLVKSDFEHLTFVRDGVLSDFLFWAYERGVLSKPNNQVVSQIVQKNIFRSRYPDSADQKSA